Proteins found in one Coffea eugenioides isolate CCC68of chromosome 5, Ceug_1.0, whole genome shotgun sequence genomic segment:
- the LOC113770831 gene encoding CSC1-like protein At3g21620: protein MATIADISVAASINILSAFAFFVAFAVLRIQPINDRVYFPKWYLKGLRSSPLQSGAFVHKFVNLDFHSYLRFLNWMPAAMRMPEPELIDHAGLDSAVYLRIYLTGLKIFVPIAVIAFTVMVPVNWTNSTLEHSNLTFSNIDKLSISNIPHGSKRFWTHIVMAYVFTFWTCYVLKREYETITSMRLQFIASEHRRPDQFTVLVRNVPPDPDESVSELVEHFFMVNHPDHYLTHQVVYNANKLSELVNEKKNNQNWLDYHQLKYARNQSRRPTSKSGYLGFWGKTVDAINFYTSEIERLSKEIAAERLKIDNNAKHIMPAAFVSFKTRWGAAVCAQTQQSRNPTLWLTEWAPEPRDVYWNNLAIPYVSLTIRRLVIAVAFFFLTFCFMIPIAFVQSLANVEGIEKALPFLKPIIEKKVIKGFIQGFLPGIALKIFLIFLPSILMLMSKFEGFSSISALERRSATRYYIFQFINVFLGSIITGTAFQQLNNFIHQSPNEIPKTIGVSIPMKATFFITYIMVDGWAGVAGEILRLRPLIIYHLKNFFVVKTETDREEAMNPGSLGFNTGEPQIQLYFLLGLVYAVVSPILLPFIVIFFGLAYIVYRHQIMNVYNQEYESAAAFWPDVHGRIIIALIVSQLLLLGLLSTKDASQSTPFLITLPVLTICFDRYCKGRYEPAFVRYPLQQAMMKDILDRTREPNVNLKDYLRSAYIHPVFKAGDDYENNLVSEDEEQEPTLVPTKRQSRRTTPFSSKYSGSSQSFPYEVDQNLQP, encoded by the exons ATGGCGACTATTGCTGATATTTCTGTTGCAGCATCTATAAATATACTCAGTGCATTTGCTTTCTTTGTGGCTTTTGCGGTACTGAGAATTCAGCCAATCAATGATAGGGTATATTTCCCAAAGTGGTACCTGAAAGGTTTGAGAAGCAGTCCATTGCAGTCAGGTGCTTTTGTCCATAAATTTGTCAATTTGGACTTCCATTCATATTTGAGATTTTTGAATTGGATGCCTGCTGCAATGCGAATGCCAGAACCTGAGCTTATTGATCACGCAGGATTGGATTCTGCTGTTTACTTAAGAATTTACTTGACAGG GCTTAAAATATTTGTTCCTATTGCAGTAATTGCTTTCACAGTTATGGTACCTGTCAATTGGACCAATAGCACTTTAGAGCATTCCAATTTGACTTTTAGCAACATAGACAAGCTTTCAATTTCAAACATTCCTCATGGATCAAAAAG ATTCTGGACTCACATAGTAATGGCTTATGTCTTTACATTCTGGACGTGTTATGTTTTGAAGAGGGAATATGAGACAATTACATCAATGAGATTGCAGTTTATTGCTTCAGAACATCGACGTCCAGATCAATTTACG GTACTTGTAAGAAATGTGCCACCAGACCCTGATGAATCTGTTAGTGAACTTGTGGAGCATTTCTTCATGGTCAACCATCCTGATCACTATCTAACTCATCAG GTGGTTTACAATGCAAACAAGCTCTCTGAACTCGTGAATGAGAAAAAGAACAACCAGAACTGGCTTGACTACCATCAACTGAAGTATGCTAGGAACCAATCAAGAAGGCCCACATCCAAG AGTGGTTATCTTGGCTTTTGGGGTAAAACAGTGGATGCTATCAATTTTTACACCTCTGAAATTGAAAGACTTTCGAAGGAA ATAGCTGCTGAGAGACTGAAGATTGACAATAATGCTAAGCACATAATGCCTGCAGCATTTGTTTCCTTTAAAACAAGATGGGGAGCTGCTGTTTGTGCTCAAACTCAGCAGTCAAGAAATCCAACCTTGTGGCTAACTGAATGGGCTCCAGAGCCCCGTGATGTGTATTGGAATAATCTAGCAATTCCCTATGTCTCACTTACTATTAGGAGGCTTGTCATAgctgttgcatttttcttccttaccttttgCTTTATGATTCCCATCGCTTTTGTTCAGTCCCTTGCAAACGTAGAGGGAATAGAGAAAGCACTTCCTTTCCTGAAGCCAATAATTGAAAA GAAAGTCATTAAGGGATTCATCCAGGGTTTTCTTCCAGGAATTGCTTTGAAgatttttctcatatttttacCATCAATACTGATGTTGATGTCGAAATTTGAAGGATTCAGCTCCATATCAGCTCTTGAAAGAAGATCTGCAACTAGATACTACATTTTTCAGTTCATAAATGTCTTTCTTGGAAGCATCATCACTGGAACAGCATTTCAGCAATTAAATAACTTTATTCACCAGTCACCAAATGA GATTCCAAAGACAATTGGTGTCTCCATACCTATGAAAGCTACCTTCTTCATAACGTACATAATGGTGGATGGATGGGCTGGAGTTGCAGGCGAGATTCTTAGATTGAGACCTTTAATTATCTATCACCTCAAAAATTTCTTCGTGGTAAAGACTGAAACTGATAGGGAGGAGGCAATGAATCCTGGGAGCCTGGGTTTCAACACAGGCGAACCTCAGATACAGCTGTATTTCTTGCTGGGGCTGGTTTATGCTGTTGTTTCTCCAATTTTGCTTCCTTTTATCGTCATATTCTTTGGACTAGCATATATTGTATACCGTCATCAG ATTATGAATGTCTACAATCAAGAGTATGAGAGCGCTGCAGCATTCTGGCCTGATGTTCATGGGCGCATCATAATAGCATTGATAGTCTCCCAATTGCTTTTACTGGGGCTGTTGAGTACAAAAGATGCTTCTCAGTCAACTCCATTTCTCATTACACTCCCTGTATTGACCATATGCTTCGACAGATACTGCAAAGGTCGTTATGAACCTGCCTTTGTTAGATATCCATTGCAG CAAGCTATGATGAAAGATATACTGGATCGTACAAGGGAGCCAAATGTTAATCTAAAGGATTACCTTCGAAGTGCTTACATCCACCCTGTCTTCAAGGCCGGAGATGATTATGAGAACAATTTGGTTAGTGAAGATGAGGAGCAGGAACCTACTCTTGTCCCCACAAAGCGCCAGTCTCGAAGGACCACCCCGTTTTCCAGCAAATACAGCGGTTCATCTCAGTCTTTCCCATATGAAGTTGATCAGAACTTGCAGCCCTGA